From one Triticum urartu cultivar G1812 chromosome 3, Tu2.1, whole genome shotgun sequence genomic stretch:
- the LOC125548932 gene encoding uncharacterized protein LOC125548932 translates to MLLLLPPGSEWSQVSSFWLPSPAGQSSSPSLTNLSLSLTLSLKGSLLKAWALRPAMSALVPPPPAFPPPQMMSYGAAERAAATSGSYGPVIAMLAVLAVLAAVAVAVGRFCFGRRALGRAGGHDLEAWVERKCGPCVGAGMHSSAPAGDLAKQEEGDGTAELQEQPPEGTEPGECSGSGSGSAGRS, encoded by the coding sequence ATGTTACTCCTACTACCTCCAGGCAGCGAGTGGAGTCAAGTGAGCTCGTTTTGGTTGCCTTCTCCGGCCGGGCAAAGCTCCTCCCCCTCACTCACCAACCTCTCGCTTTCACTCACTCTCAGCCTGAAGGGCTCGCTCTTGAAGGCCTGGGCGCTCCGGCCGGCAATGTCGGCTCTTGTGCCCCCGCCGCCGGCATTCCCGCCCCCGCAGATGATGTCGTACGGCGCGGCCGAGAGGGCGGCGGCAACGAGCGGCTCGTACGGTCCGGTGATCGCCATGCTGGCCGTCCTCGCCGTGCTCGCGGCGGTGGCCGTGGCCGTGGGGCGGTTCTGCTTCGGGCGCCGCGCGCTCGGCCGGGCCGGCGGCCACGACCTGGAGGCCTGGGTGGAGCGGAAGTGCGGGCCGTGCGTGGGCGCCGGCATGCACTCCTCCGCCCCCGCCGGCGACCTGGCGAAGCAGGAGGAGGGCGACGGCACGGCGGAGCTGCAGGAGCAGCCGCCTGAAGGAACGGAGCCAGGGGAGTGCAGTGGCAGTGGCAGTGGCAGTGCTGGTCGGTCCTGA